The following are encoded in a window of Vicia villosa cultivar HV-30 ecotype Madison, WI unplaced genomic scaffold, Vvil1.0 ctg.000250F_1_1, whole genome shotgun sequence genomic DNA:
- the LOC131625905 gene encoding uncharacterized protein LOC131625905 yields the protein MEEISQPEKPVSHGTSTLDAKTIPETTSTPAPAKLTPSELEQLKQTDPLSFLKAIMNVNTPSPPELNVSTAVTADSSDKEDIPSLLRQIKERFFGVNLVDVLNRDPIKSHNLNQLLKKVDLLQVSTEVSEVIVLLGSLLEQLQANILRRQNVEKELSETKASHDSSWNFAMDATKQGEALRLKHSENQKAIDDYEKKIGSWKQEIKVLEGKIKEAESCQAVLQKSNQQDLLEVVQSGMKHFETAQKLVPEIERLKKHRALIELRMSSWETQYLKIKKDLPEDFN from the coding sequence atggaagagatttctcagcctgaaaaaccagtttctcatggaacttcaactcttgacgcaaaaaccattcctgagacaacttcgacgcctgcccctgcaaagcttactccttcagagcttgaacaacttaagcaaactgatcctctcagtttcttaaaggccattatgaatgtgaatactccttCGCCTCCGGAGCTTAATGTCTCAACAGCTGTTACTGCAgactctagtgacaaggaagatattcccagtcttcttcgacaaataaaagaaagattctttggggtcaatcttgtagatgttctcaaccgggaccctattaagagccacaacttaaatcaacttctaaagaaagtagatttgcttcaagtttccacagaagtttcagaggtaattgttctgctgggctctctactcgagcaactccaagctaacatccttcgaaggcaaaatgtcgaaaaagagttatctgagacaaaggcctctcatgactcttcatggaattttgctatggacgcaacgaaacaaggtgaggccctcaggctcaaacattcagaaaatcagaaggccattgatgattatgagaagaaaatcggctcttggaaacaagaaatcaaagtactcgagggcaagataaaggaggctgaaagttgtcaagcagtcctacaaaagtctaatcaacaagacttgctcgaagtggtgcagtcaggaatgaaacatttcgagactgcacaaaagttagtgccagaaatcgaaaggttgaagaaacaccgggcactaattgaacttcgcatgtcttcatgggagactcaatatttgaagatcaaaaaggatctccctgaggatttcaactaa